The region CGCACCGCCCGACAGGGCCGGCGCTCCCGCCACGGCCGTCCCCGGCTCGGCCCACCCTGAGCAGGACAGCTCTCCCCTCAGGGTCGGGCTGCGTGCGGGGGTCCACTTCAGAGCTTGGTGGCACATGGAGGCCTGAGCTGGTAGGgggagcccccctccccaggcccctggtgCCCAAGCCCATGGCCCCTGGGACAAAATTCCCACATGTATGGTGATGGGAAACTGGGCATTGAAGGTAGAGGCTTGCTAAGCTtgctccctgcctcagggccttagCACCTGCTAGTCCTCTTGCCTAGAACAAATTTCCAAATGCTTACACAGTCCTGCCCCTCACTTCTTTCTGCTCTTGGACAGTCACCTCCTCCAAGGGGCCCTCCTTACCACGTCATCAAAAATAGCCATATACACACACTCCAAAGCCCACGTTATATATTCCTCCTGCCTGGTCGCCTTCCGTAGAAATTACCAGCGTCTGACATACCACTGTATCATTGTGTACTCACTGTCCCAACCCGCCACCCACATACAAGGTCCAGGAGAGCAGAGATCTGGGGGTATGGCCTGTGCCCAGCACACGGTAggggttcaataaatatttgtgaatagaTGCATCTCTCAGTCCCTTCCAGCTCCATGGAGGAAGGGTCTGAGAGCCCAGCCCGGGTCCCAGAGCAGTGACAGACACTGACTCTGCTCCCCGGTCCCAACCTTGTCCCAACCAGAGCCCTCGGCTCTGCCCTCCGGCTCCTGAGCCTTCCCGAATACTGCTGGCTGAGGGAATCCCCGAGCCCAGAGCCGCCCCAAGCCCTCACGTCCGTCAGAGCCGCGTTGATATAGTTGTTAGGGTCCCCGTCGGTAGAGATGAGGAAAGGCAGGCAGCGGTCGGGCGGCAGGACGTCCATGCTGCGGTTCTTGTCCCGGTTCCGGGGTAGCAGGGCAATGCTGCACTCTTCCATATCCAGGGGCGGTGTGACCGAGTTCAGTGTCTACAGGGAGCAGAAGGAGTaatggggcggggggtgggggtgagtgtgGACCTCCAGTGTTTGCTGGGTGGGCCTCCTCACGGCCCCATGAAGGACACTGAGCTGGGTTGTTAACCCCATTTCATGGATGGagaactgaggtccagaaagaaGGGGGTGAGGACAGGGACCCCAGGCTCCCTGTCTCCAGATCACACAGGTTCTGAACAGAGCTCTGGAGACTCAAGTCTGCCTCCTCACTCCCTGTGTAACCTTAGACAAGCCACTGCATCTCTCAGCATTATTCTTCTCAACTGTAAGGTGGGAGAATGATACATCTGGCTCGAGGGGCTATTGGGAGGATTGAGTGAGATACCGCCAAAGTCCGAGCACTGCGCCTGGCGCATGCAAGGCTCCATACATAAAAGGCACAGTGAGGATCCTTACTAACTTATCAGGTGCATTCAGGCAGACAAGCCCTGAAGCCCCACATTGTCCACAAAGTGGACTCCGGGGACCTGCGGAGGTGGTCAGCCCTGTCTGAAGAGAACGCAAGTCCGGGGCACCGGTCACACCACAAGCCTGGGACTCTGGCCTATCTCCTCCACCTTGTGCCTCCTACAGCCTGATCCATGGGGTCTCAGCTTCCTTCTCTTGTCCTTGGGGATCCCTAACAGGAAACGCCAGTCTCTCATGATCCCCAGCAGGGCTCCAAGAATCAGAGGCAGCATTTCGCGTGACACCAGTCTGTGCGGGCTCTCCAGCGTCAGGTGTCAAGAAGGGGCCATCCCGCTGGCCCTGGCAGGAACCTGGAGTGTAGAGGACATCTGGAGCCTCTGTCTGCCCTCGGACCACTCTGGGACTTCTCTGGAGAACCAGTCTTCACCCATCTCCGTCATGTGACATGCGGAGAGCGGCTCCACCCTCAGAACCAAGCCTGGGCTGGTTGATGTGTTCCTACTCTCTGGCCCCAGGGACTGGCTTGAGGATGGTACAGGATGATCTGGTCTAGGACTTCTGTTGGAGCTGCAGGGAGTCCTTTTTCCAGTCTCCTGACAGTAGGGATGACATGAGCCTGGCACTGCTGGGGGCCAGGGTATGGGTCTGAGAAAGATGCCAAAAACAGGAGAGCAGAACCAAAACTGGACAGAGACTACGTCTTGGCATCATCGTTTaagcccctggatccagccataaCTGAAGCTGCACCATCCTTGGACTTTTCAGTTACAAGAGTCACTGAGCTGGATTTTTGTCACTTGTGACCCAAAGAATCCCGATGAATACAAACACTACAAAGGCAATATTGACTTTCCTTCCTGGATAAGAAACCCGAAGCTGGGGGAGGTAATGTGAGTGCTCAAGGCTACTCACAGCTCTTCACTGAGCCAGGACTTGACTCCGGGCTTCCTTGACTTCAAAGCATGGGCTCTCAACCACTTGGAGGGACCACCTCCTCCACTGTCTCCAAGTCCTTCCCAGGAGCCCTACTCTGTCCCTGTGTCTTGACTCTCAATGACTCCTATAGCACTGAGGACTTcccaagacacacacaccccccccacacacacacacactcacaaaccaCACCCACACACCTAGACACACACATTCCTGCCCCACCTGGAACTCTTCCCGCAGCTGGGAGGAATTACTCTGAGGATCAATGCGGATCATCTCCTTGTAGGTGGCCTTGAACTCGCTGACAGGGATGGTGGTCTCTCCACACAGGCAGGCCTCCAGGATTGCATCGTGAATGAAGATGTACTGCTCCTGGAACCGGAAGAGAGAATATGAGAAACCAGGAGGGGACTAGAACCTAGAGATTTCGGGGTGATGGCCACAGGAAGCAAGCCCAAAGTTGAGCAGGGACGCTAGAGTCCAGCTAGGTATTAGTACAGGTCGGACCAACCCTACTTGAAACAACCTTCACAGGTATGTTCACGTGCCTCACGTTTCATCCCTCTAATACCCTGTAAGAAGCTCTGAAGGTGAGGGGAGAGCCCAGGGTCACACATCTAATGAGGATACCAACACCAGTGGATCTTAACCTTTAAAGCCTATGACTTTGGCCCCTTGGCTCTTTGACCTCCCCCAACGGAACACAGTGCAGCTGACTTTGGGAAGACCCTCAGAGGTTGGCAGGCCAAGTTCAGGGATCTCAGCTCTAAGGACACCGCTCAGACACACTCCACCAGCTTTGAGTTCCTCCATGAGGGACCCAAGTCCcggagcaggcagggagggagggctgcgTCCCCTACCTCCGTCTGGATCATGTTGACGCGCCGGGAGCAGAGGGTCTTCACGCAGTTGTAAATGTCCACGACGCCCTCACACTCCGCCATGTCCAGCATCACATCCAGAACAATGTAGCAGCCTGTGCGGCCAGTGCCCGCGCTGGGGAGAGAGCAGCCAGGGGCCCCGTCagagcctggggagggagcccggggccaagaaaaagggaagaggggGCCTGGGGTGCCGGCCATGTCTACATCACACAGGGGTTGGGGGACGGAGAGACACCCCACCCCAGCGGCGAGGAGGAGCCCGGGGAGAAGTCTGCAGCAGGAGCTGTGGGAATGTGATGCAAGACCGAGCTGGGGACGGGCCTcgggaaggagaggagggcaaGGGTGGCAAGCGAGCTGGGCGGAGGACAAAGGTGATGCTCAGAGCTTCATCCAAGAATGCTCTTGCCTCCTGGGCAGCCCCAAATCCGCACAGCCTTCAAAGGCCCCCACACTCATACCCGCTCGCATACTCAGGGGAACCTCCCAAGCCCTTCCAGCACGTCATTCTTCTGAGCTCCCAGAGGAATCCAGGCAGGCTCTTATCAAACACTCTTCCTGCTACATGGTCACTGTCTATGTGGCTGTCTCCCTGACCCAACTGGGAGCTCAGCCGGAGCTGGGCTATGTTGGACCCACCTCTGGAACGCTCACGCTCAGCCCCAGGGTGAGCAGGgtcaaggggcagagggaggacaaAAAGGACTCCAAGGTTTCAAGCTTGAAAACGGTGGCAAGAAAGCGTAGTAGCGggtctcccacccacccctgccggGCACTGGAATTGCTACCACCACTTGGGGAGACTGGCAGCACCCACCAAAGCTGGACATGGGCCGGGTAGCCCTTCCACCCCTCTGTACACACCCCCCAGAAATGCACGCACACGTGGCCCACAGACATGCCTTCGAATGTTCTTAGCAGCTCTATTCGTAACAGCTCAAAACTGGACAGAAGCCAAATACCTACCAATAGCAGGACGGATAAACACGTTGTGGTTGACGCATCCATAGGTTATGGATGGATCTTACAAACATAAGGTGGAGGGGAAGACACCCCCCACCAAAGAGTGCACGCTGTGTGACTCCATTTACACAAAGtccaaaaacacacaaaatgaacTCACGCTTTAGAAGTCAGGATAGAGATTGCTCTGGGAGCAAGGAGGTGGGTACAGACTGGAAGGGGGCTCAAGGGGGCTTCTGGATGCTGttcatgttctgtttcttgatcggAGCAGTGTTGGTTATTTCACGGGTGtgtttaatttatgaaaattgatAAAGTTCTATATATACTTATTATGTGTGCGCTTTGCTTTACGCATGTCATACCTcgataaaatcttattttaaagacAGTATCTTAGGGGcagcctgccttcggctcagaccaaaatcccaggatcctgggatcgagccccacatcaggctccctgctcagtgggaagcctgcttctccctctccctctgctctgctcatgctctctctcgctctcactctcaaatacataaataaaatctttattaaaaaataaaaaataaataaagacagcaTCTTAAAGAAGCCTAAAGAAACCAAAGAGAAGTGGGAGGGGCcggcgagggagggagggagtctgCCATGCAGCGTCTGGGAAGCTGAGAGGAATCCAAGCAGAGGAGCCAGGACCAGATACAGAAGCCAAGGACTTGTGGGCCCAGGGGAGTCAGTGAAACCCCGGGGTCAGAGGGAAGCTCCCCAGGAAGAGTGGGGGCAGGAACAGGACAGGGCCCTTCAGAGGCAAGAGAAAGCTGTGGAGACAGACAGGAAGGGCAAGTGGGGTCGCAGGAGCCCACCAAGGCAGCACTTGGCAGAGAAAGGGGTGATGGTCAGAAGCTGTACGCGGTATGAAGGCCACGCAGCGAGGAAAGCCCCTGGGTTGGGAGAAGGGAAAGCAAAATCCTTCCCAGCCCCCGGGCCAAGCCCAGCACACAGGGGTGCCGCGCACACTTGCTGAACAGAAGCAAATGGAACCCAACCTGCCTGGAGCCTCGCCAGCCCCCTGGCCCCCTCTGCCTCCAGTGCCTCCTCGAAGGACCCTTGGGGGTCAGTCTCTCCTGTCCTCTGGGTCTGAGGAGGATGAACCCAAGCCTCCTCTCCTTCAGGGACCTGGAACCAGCCCCCCACACCCAGTCTTCTTCCCCTTGGCGTTCCCAGCGCCTCACCTGCAGTGGATGACAACGGGCCCGGCGTCAGGCGGGGTAGAGGCCTTCACGCGCCGGATAAAGGCCAGCAGCCCCGTGGCGTGGTAGGGGACGCCGTGTTCCGGCCACGCGGTGAAGTGGAATTGACGGACCTCATGCCGGGCAGAGTACCCTCTCTGGGGAGACAGTCAGAGTCACTGCTGGCATCCCTAGACACCTGCCGGGTGCCAAGCAGCCGCGGGGAGCACCTCTTCACGGGATCTCAATCAATTAATCCCAATCATAAACTGAGGCATGGCTATTAATGACTCATGGCACCTGCAAGAAAACCAGGGCCCAAACAGGAGAAACTGTGCGTCCGAGGTTAGAGGAGACAAATACAACACAGGAGAGGGGCCGGGGCCCGCCTGACGCCTAACCCCATCTGCCAAtcacctgcttctgcctccacGAGGCTGTGCAAGCCGAGATCACTGTGACTCTCTGGTCTTAGCCTAAAGGGGCAAAGTGTCTCCTTCGAGGATTTTTAAAGAGCATCAAATGGGATCACAGACAGGAGGACTGGGCCCGTCCCCGGCCATGTGGCCCTGGCCATGTGGCCTCGGGCGTGATGCCGCCACTCCACCTCGCTTTCTTTATTTGTACAACGGGACCAACAGAAACACCTAATCCCAGCACTTCCCGGGGCTTAACCAACACGTGCCACGGGCTCTGCACGATGCCCGGCACAGAGCAGGACTGGCACCACCAGCCACCGTCTTCCTCTCCACCGTCTCGACGTCCTCTTGGAGTCGCCAGCAAAGGCCGTCCCCGTCCCGTCCTCCCACAGCGCTCCCTGCAGTGATGAAGCGGCTGCCCTGCTGGTGAGGACAGCGGAGGCCTCCtcgcccctcctgctcctgccctggcCTCTTCAGGCACCCCTGCGGGGACCAGGTGACAGGAGACTCACCCGCTCCAGGGCGAAGGTGCGCACGACATATTCAGCTAGAGTCTCCGTCTTCACCAGTGTGATCTTGATGTCCCCGTACATGTCTGAGTCCTCCGGCCAGTACCGTGAGCATTTCACCTGGAGTCCCCACAGGCGGGCTCAGTGGGCTCTTTGCTGCCCCCTCTTGGCCCGCCTTACCCCCTCACCCCAAGGCCCTGCTTACCCTGCCCACCTCCACCAGCTTGGTGATCATGACAATGCTGGAACAGTGCTCCTGCCACACCATGCGCCAGAAGTCGTAGACCATCTCGGGCTTCGGCCCTGGAGCGCAGAGGGTGCTAGTCTCTGAGGCCAGGTCTCCACCCAGGGCCAGCACACCTGCtgcccagcacccccagcccaggccaggaggctCCTAAGCCCCGATGAAGGCACCATGCTCACCCCGCACACACCCCACCCAATGCCAACTCGTGCCTGGAGGGCCCCGGGGATGGGTAGGATCAGAGAGGGCCCGGCTGGAGACCCCAATCATCCCGAGTGGAACCCGGGAGGCACAGAGGGCTAGATCCTCTAACCCCGGGAGGGCTAGATCCTCAGTCTATGGCACCAGTCTCCCAGAGGAATGGACACATGAACAGCTGGGGGCAAAGACAGCCAGAGGGACCCAGGGAGCCCCCAGATCCAGAGGCACAATCTACACTTGGCAGGACCGAGCCTGCCTCCCCTTCTGCATGCACCACctcagagacagacagatggccgAGGGAACCACAGACGCACTGAGCACATCGGGGAGACACGAACACAAAGGGGGCAGAGACTGGTGGCCAAATTCCAGACCAGCCagacagtgggagagagacagCGGGGAGGCAGACTGGGAGTCAAGCAAGTGAGAGGGAAGGCGGAGGGCGGACGGCATTCAGCATCGGGCACACGGGGGCAAAGGTGCAGGTACCTTGAGTGGCTATGAAGTGGTTTGACCTGTGGTAACCCTGGAACAGGAGAATAGGGCTCAGTGAGACTCCAGGAGCGGCCCCTCACTCACTCCGATCTcacctcctctgccctcctctcccaggtGCGTCACACGCCCCCACAGCCAGCTGCCCGCCCTCTTCCCTGGGGTCTCCTAACCAGGGCGCCCCTGTCCTCCCAGTCCCCCAGTTAGGACGGAAGAGCAGCCGGGACACCAATATCTTGGGTCCAAACCCATCTTTGCCGTGTGACCCCAGAGAAGACACGACTCCTATATGGGCCTAAACGGTCTCCCCACCCATAAACTGGGGGGATTAGACACAATCAGCTTACAGCCCAGCTGTTCGGATACAAATAAAGTCCACAGTGATCCTGCCCAGGTTACCGGGATGTCCCGGACCCCAGGCTGGGTCTCATCAGCCATCCCAGCCCCCTCGGGGCAACCAGGGGGgcagtgccccctccccactaCCTGTCACCCAGAGCTTGGGGGACCCAGGGACCCAGATGAAGGCTTCAGGTTGGAAGCAAGTGAACACATGGGTTACTCACGGCCCTCagataaaatggtttttaaataataataatcatttttgaGACCCTATTATGATCCCagactgtgctaagcactttacctGCACGATCTCCCGCCAAAGAGAGGGCAAGAGCTACTTCATCCTCCATCCCCAGAGCCCTCAGGCTGCGAGGAGGACCCAGCCAGCCCCAACTCCCACCCCGGGGCCACAGCCAGGCCTGCCGTCCTGCCCGCACGTGACACCCCTGCGGGCACCGCGGCAGGGGCCAAACGCGCTGCAGCACTGACGCAGGATAGAACCATCAAGCTCACGGCCGCAACCCAGCTCCCCACACCTCGGTCACACTGccagggttcaagtcccagctctaccTCTTGCTAGCCGTGCGCCCTCAGGCAGATCCCTTCATTTCTCTAGGCCTCGATTttcacatctacaaaatgggaacgATGACGGTATTTTCGGGCTGTTGTGAGGAGTCAACAAAGTAACACACCGTCAAGGGTCTGTCGCCACGGCCAGCACAGCGTTGGCACCTGATCAATGGTACCTATGATTACTGCTACCACGTTCAAGTTCAAAGAGTGTGGCTGTCAAGATTCCTAGGGCAGAGGTGGACTTCGAGGGCTGAAGAATCCGAGCCTGGGGAGTCAGCTGGATGTGGGTTCCTATCGCAGCTCTACAGAGCAGCTAAGTGACTCCGGCCATGAAATGGGCACTCCTCAGTCCCTCATGTACACCCGCAGCTgctagggatcttgttaaaaggGAGATTCAGACTCAGAAGGTCTGGCGTGGGGCCCAGGATTGCGCCTTTCCAACCAGCTCCCGGGAGGGACCAATGCTGGATCTGAAAACACACTGGATTGGCCAGACTCAGCCTCCCGGAGCCGCTGCTCCCTTCTGCAATGTGGGGAGAACAGCGAGACACACAGACCTGGAGAGTGTGCTGTATACCCGCGTACAGTGCCCAAAACCCAGTTCCAGTTACCAGCAGTGACAGGCGTCCCAGAGCCACTGGCCCCTCACTGGCGGAACTGCTGCTGGGCTGGCCTAACTCCCCAGCTGCCGTCTCTGCCTCAAGTCCTCAGCTGAACTGCTGGGCGAAAGCGGTCCCAGAGGAAGGCCCAGCAAAGGCGCTGCCAGGGTGGCCCTCCCACCTCCAGCGCTGGTGAAGCCGGGAAGGGGCTCCTCCACCTAAAACCAGCTGGCCTGAGAATCCCACGTGAGAACAAGTCTCTTCGGATTCATCCAGCTCTGTCCCTCTGGTGCCCGGCCCAGGGCCAGCACCCAAGCCAGTCAGCAAATACAGTCCACCGCTGAACGAGTTTTCAACAGATCACCCTCCCTGTCTGCGTATTAACTTCTTTGTGCGTAGGTGCGTTCCTGCACAATCAGAGAACACTACAACGGAAAGT is a window of Ailuropoda melanoleuca isolate Jingjing unplaced genomic scaffold, ASM200744v2 unplaced-scaffold207, whole genome shotgun sequence DNA encoding:
- the LOC117795082 gene encoding receptor-type tyrosine-protein phosphatase U-like, which translates into the protein MVYDFWRMVWQEHCSSIVMITKLVEVGRVKCSRYWPEDSDMYGDIKITLVKTETLAEYVVRTFALERRGYSARHEVRQFHFTAWPEHGVPYHATGLLAFIRRVKASTPPDAGPVVIHCSAGTGRTGCYIVLDVMLDMAECEGVVDIYNCVKTLCSRRVNMIQTEEQYIFIHDAILEACLCGETTIPVSEFKATYKEMIRIDPQSNSSQLREEFQTLNSVTPPLDMEECSIALLPRNRDKNRSMDVLPPDRCLPFLISTDGDPNNYINAALTDVRAWGGSGLGDSLSQQYSGRLRSRRAEPRALVGTRLGPGSRVSVCHCSGTRAGLSDPSSMELEGTERCIYSQIFIEPLPCAGHRPYPQISALLDLVCGWRVGTVSTQ